Proteins encoded together in one Kingella oralis window:
- the pgsA gene encoding CDP-diacylglycerol--glycerol-3-phosphate 3-phosphatidyltransferase: MPLNIPIYLTWARILLIPIFTALFYLPANWFTPQAINIAAAATFAAAGITDWLDGFLARYLKQTSDFGAFLDPVADKLMVAVALILLVKLDRTLAIYAMIIIGREITISALREWMAQMGKRNSVAVAYIGKLKTAAQMAAIFALLLHEIPLWGVQLSFIGNALMFIASVLTVWSMCYYLKMAWHEFK; encoded by the coding sequence ATGCCACTAAACATCCCAATATACCTTACATGGGCGCGCATACTGCTTATCCCCATATTCACCGCCCTGTTTTATCTCCCCGCAAACTGGTTCACCCCCCAAGCCATCAACATCGCCGCCGCTGCCACCTTCGCCGCCGCAGGCATCACCGACTGGTTAGACGGCTTTCTCGCCCGCTATCTCAAACAAACTTCCGATTTTGGCGCATTTTTAGACCCCGTTGCCGACAAGCTCATGGTCGCCGTCGCCCTAATTTTATTGGTCAAACTAGACCGCACGCTCGCCATCTACGCCATGATCATCATCGGACGCGAAATCACCATTTCCGCCCTGCGCGAATGGATGGCACAAATGGGCAAACGCAACAGCGTCGCCGTCGCCTATATCGGCAAACTGAAAACCGCCGCCCAAATGGCCGCCATTTTCGCCCTGCTGTTGCACGAAATTCCGCTATGGGGCGTGCAACTTTCATTCATCGGCAACGCGTTAATGTTTATCGCTTCCGTGCTCACCGTTTGGTCCATGTGTTACTACCTTAAAATGGCTTGGCACGAATTCAAATAA
- the rsmA gene encoding 16S rRNA (adenine(1518)-N(6)/adenine(1519)-N(6))-dimethyltransferase RsmA, giving the protein MTQHQARKRFGQNFLQDTRIITDIVNAVRPQADDIVIEIGPGLAAITEPLARKLNQLHVCEIDRDIINHLKKQPFANKLVIHEGDVLNFDFRSIAGRKKIVGNLPYNISTPLLFKLAEVADEVIDMHFMLQKEVVERMVAAPKTNDYGRLSVMLQYFFDMESLIDVPPESFIPAPKVDSAVVRMIPVAGRIGIARDFARFADLVRLAFHQRRKTLRNNLKGVASDEDLQAVGILPAQRAEEVAAEKYVALSNWLADK; this is encoded by the coding sequence ATGACTCAACACCAAGCCCGCAAACGCTTTGGGCAAAATTTCCTGCAAGATACTCGCATCATCACCGACATCGTCAACGCGGTTCGCCCGCAAGCTGATGATATTGTGATAGAAATTGGACCAGGGCTTGCCGCGATTACCGAGCCGCTTGCCCGCAAGCTCAATCAATTGCACGTTTGCGAAATTGACCGCGACATCATCAATCATCTGAAAAAACAGCCATTTGCCAACAAGCTGGTGATCCATGAGGGCGATGTGTTGAATTTTGATTTTCGCAGCATTGCTGGACGCAAAAAAATCGTGGGCAACCTGCCCTATAATATTTCCACCCCGCTGCTGTTTAAGCTGGCAGAAGTGGCGGATGAAGTGATTGATATGCACTTCATGCTGCAAAAAGAAGTGGTTGAGCGCATGGTTGCCGCGCCCAAAACCAACGACTACGGGCGGTTGAGCGTGATGCTGCAATACTTTTTTGATATGGAAAGCCTGATTGATGTGCCGCCTGAAAGTTTTATCCCTGCGCCCAAAGTGGATTCGGCGGTGGTGCGCATGATTCCCGTGGCAGGGCGCATCGGCATCGCGCGGGATTTTGCCCGATTTGCCGATTTGGTGCGCTTGGCGTTCCATCAACGGCGCAAAACGCTGCGCAATAATCTGAAAGGCGTTGCCAGCGATGAGGATTTGCAAGCGGTCGGCATTTTGCCCGCGCAACGGGCGGAAGAAGTGGCGGCGGAAAAATATGTGGCGTTGAGCAATTGGCTGGCGGATAAATGA
- a CDS encoding lytic transglycosylase domain-containing protein codes for MTALRFLSQSIGGLAVAFLAACASHHTAPAVQEQPLQPVSGEAAFVHPNLRPAQSADQALQTYGVYESVLAAAKNGDDIQPAQFLAQQSQSAMGESVRNEWLKSLAKRGQTATFQQQYAQLDPEGRSQETRCYANLLGMENDSKFINELVEETGKLPAGCNNLLQARASQLNPSRAWRRVRGLISAGQTTDAANLAAALGSPLDSPTGFGAQENSLRDVIGTNAQKSPDTAAARLQQLSGSLNSEQSGFAWGVLGLVHAKNLNMDGALNYYRNADRNQLNSEQFEWFARAALRQQNWAELAHIIQTMPPKLQNDPTWQYWLARALAAQGKRGEAQTLYQKAAASGRNFYAVLATEELGSRVNTQNNAPAAQDAHIAQLGKDGAIQRALHLFHTSQQSGNWKMRRQAQNEWKYATRGMNEGTLLTAAQLAANHQFYEMSIHSADKTHNLLNYNLRYPTPFRELVTQYGNENGVDPAWVYGLIRQESRFVMGAQSSVGAQGLMQVMPATASMIARKIGMDNSELYTMNGNIRMGTWYMADARNSLSNSDVLATAGYNAGPGRARKWQGASMEGAIYAETIPFNETRDYVKKVLTNSVYYANILGEPKTSLKQRLGTIPAR; via the coding sequence ATGACAGCATTGCGTTTTTTATCCCAAAGCATCGGCGGCCTTGCCGTTGCCTTTTTAGCCGCCTGCGCCTCGCACCACACCGCGCCCGCCGTGCAAGAGCAGCCGCTGCAACCCGTGTCGGGCGAAGCCGCTTTTGTGCATCCCAATCTGCGCCCCGCGCAATCGGCAGACCAAGCCCTGCAAACCTACGGCGTGTATGAAAGTGTGTTAGCCGCCGCCAAAAATGGCGACGACATCCAGCCCGCCCAATTTCTCGCCCAACAAAGCCAAAGCGCGATGGGCGAGAGCGTGCGCAACGAATGGCTCAAAAGCCTCGCCAAACGCGGGCAAACCGCCACCTTCCAACAACAATACGCCCAGCTAGACCCCGAAGGCCGCAGCCAAGAAACGCGCTGCTATGCCAACCTGCTGGGCATGGAAAACGACAGCAAATTCATCAACGAGCTGGTCGAAGAAACAGGCAAACTGCCCGCAGGCTGCAACAACCTATTGCAAGCGCGCGCCAGCCAGCTCAACCCCAGCCGCGCATGGCGGCGCGTGCGCGGGCTGATTAGCGCAGGGCAAACCACCGATGCCGCCAACCTTGCCGCCGCACTTGGCAGCCCGCTGGACAGCCCCACAGGCTTTGGTGCGCAAGAAAATTCCCTGCGTGATGTTATCGGCACGAACGCACAAAAATCGCCTGACACCGCCGCCGCCCGCCTGCAACAGCTTTCAGGCAGCCTGAACAGCGAACAATCGGGCTTCGCATGGGGTGTACTCGGCTTGGTGCACGCCAAAAATCTCAACATGGATGGCGCATTGAATTACTACCGCAACGCCGACCGCAACCAGCTCAACAGCGAGCAATTTGAATGGTTTGCCCGCGCCGCCCTGCGCCAGCAAAACTGGGCAGAGCTTGCCCACATCATCCAAACCATGCCGCCCAAGCTGCAAAACGATCCCACATGGCAATACTGGCTCGCCCGCGCCCTTGCCGCGCAAGGCAAGCGCGGCGAAGCGCAAACCCTGTATCAAAAAGCCGCCGCCAGCGGGCGCAATTTCTACGCCGTGCTGGCGACCGAAGAACTCGGCAGCCGTGTTAACACGCAAAACAATGCCCCAGCCGCGCAAGATGCCCACATCGCCCAACTGGGCAAAGACGGCGCCATCCAACGCGCCCTGCATCTTTTCCACACCAGCCAACAATCGGGCAACTGGAAAATGCGCCGCCAAGCGCAAAACGAATGGAAATACGCCACGCGCGGCATGAACGAAGGCACATTGCTCACCGCCGCCCAGCTTGCTGCCAACCACCAGTTCTACGAAATGTCCATCCACAGCGCAGATAAAACCCACAACCTGCTGAACTACAACCTGCGCTATCCCACGCCCTTCCGCGAGCTGGTTACGCAATACGGCAACGAAAACGGCGTGGACCCTGCATGGGTTTATGGCTTAATCCGCCAAGAAAGCCGCTTTGTGATGGGCGCGCAATCCAGCGTGGGTGCGCAAGGCTTGATGCAAGTGATGCCCGCCACCGCCAGCATGATTGCCCGCAAAATCGGCATGGACAACAGCGAGCTATACACCATGAACGGCAACATCCGCATGGGCACATGGTATATGGCAGACGCGCGCAATAGCCTAAGCAACAGCGACGTACTCGCCACCGCAGGCTATAACGCCGGCCCTGGGCGCGCGCGCAAATGGCAAGGCGCCAGCATGGAAGGCGCAATCTACGCCGAAACCATCCCGTTTAACGAAACGCGCGATTATGTGAAAAAAGTGCTCACCAATTCGGTTTATTACGCCAATATTTTGGGCGAACCCAAAACATCGTTGAAACAACGGTTGGGCACAATTCCCGCGCGGTAA
- a CDS encoding amino acid ABC transporter ATP-binding protein: protein MLSFKAVNKHFGSNHVINNVNLDIHQGEVVVVCGPSGSGKSTLIRTVNQLEKIESGEIWVDGVNVADSKTDLNKIRTEVGFVFQHFNLYPHLTVLENITLSPIKVKNMDAAAAEKLAMELLDKVGLAHKKDAYPTELSGGQRQRVAIARGLAMQPAVMLFDEPTSALDPEMVGEVLKVMKDLAQSGITMMCVTHEMGFAREVADRIIFLDHGQILEDRKPDEFFEHPQTERAKQFLSQIMSH from the coding sequence ATGCTCAGTTTCAAAGCCGTAAACAAGCATTTCGGCAGCAACCATGTGATTAACAATGTGAATTTGGACATCCACCAAGGCGAAGTGGTGGTGGTGTGCGGGCCTTCGGGCAGCGGCAAATCCACGCTGATTCGCACGGTGAACCAGTTGGAAAAAATTGAAAGCGGCGAAATTTGGGTGGACGGCGTAAACGTTGCCGATTCCAAAACCGATTTGAACAAAATCCGCACCGAGGTGGGCTTTGTGTTCCAGCATTTCAATTTGTATCCGCATTTAACGGTGTTGGAAAACATCACCTTATCGCCGATTAAGGTGAAAAACATGGATGCCGCCGCTGCTGAAAAGCTGGCGATGGAATTGTTGGATAAAGTGGGTTTGGCGCACAAAAAAGACGCTTATCCCACCGAGCTGTCGGGCGGGCAGCGGCAGCGCGTGGCGATTGCGCGCGGTTTGGCGATGCAGCCTGCGGTGATGCTGTTTGACGAGCCGACTTCCGCGCTTGACCCCGAAATGGTGGGCGAGGTGTTGAAGGTGATGAAGGATTTGGCGCAGTCGGGCATCACCATGATGTGTGTTACGCATGAGATGGGCTTTGCACGCGAGGTGGCGGATCGGATTATTTTCTTGGACCACGGGCAGATTTTGGAAGACCGCAAGCCCGATGAGTTTTTTGAGCATCCGCAAACGGAGCGCGCGAAGCAGTTTTTGAGTCAGATTATGTCGCATTGA
- a CDS encoding heavy metal translocating P-type ATPase has protein sequence MSTQHINLQIDGMTCQACASRIEKVLNKKDFVANASVNFAGETAQVEYDDAQTTPEELMQIIQKTGYQAALKTSALPEMQPENANLWRSHWRTWLLLILAAPFMLGMVGMLFGVHTLMPPAWLQIALASIVQLWLAIPFYKSAIASVRGGLANMDVLVSIGTLAIYLYSIGMMLAGHPVHHVYFEAGVMVIAFVSLGKFLEERTKRGSLNSLGLMMQLTPRQVTVLRGTQWQPEKLENVQIGDTLRAVQGERIAADGVVLSGEAWADESHLTGESQPVYKTAGSKVLAGSILSGSVDYRAEQLGSNTLLGDMMNALADAQGSKAPIARLADKAAAVFVPTVLSIAALTFIATWLFTGSATKALVHAVAVLVVACPCALGLATPAAIMAGMGVAVRHGVWFKNAAAMEQAGHIDTVVLDKTGTLTQGKPDIAAIWTAPNISEDTLFQAAAAVEQHAVHPLAKAIVSHAAERGIAIPTATQPETEAGAGLQAQVAGIGLVKVGKPDFANLDMQAVWQQGQPENGQPENDIWQIASLVAVSINGEAAGAFALADPLKPDSAEAIARLHAHGIGVYILSGDNAATVSHIANALGIDSPHAHGNQSPRSKADFIAQLKAQGRSVAMVGDGINDAPALALADVGFAVRGSTDIAEHSADAVLVRQSVNQLADGIFIARATLKNIKQNLFFAFIYNILGIPLAAFGLLTPVIAGAMMAMSSVSVLGNALRLKKFQAR, from the coding sequence ATGTCCACCCAACACATCAATTTGCAAATTGACGGCATGACCTGCCAAGCCTGCGCCAGCCGCATTGAAAAAGTGCTCAACAAAAAAGATTTCGTTGCCAACGCCAGCGTGAACTTTGCGGGCGAAACCGCGCAAGTAGAATACGACGACGCGCAAACCACGCCCGAAGAGCTGATGCAAATCATCCAGAAAACAGGTTATCAGGCTGCCCTTAAAACCAGCGCGCTGCCCGAAATGCAGCCTGAAAACGCAAACCTATGGCGCAGCCATTGGCGTACTTGGCTACTGCTGATTCTTGCCGCGCCGTTTATGCTCGGCATGGTGGGCATGCTGTTTGGCGTTCACACGCTGATGCCGCCCGCTTGGCTGCAAATTGCCCTTGCCAGCATCGTGCAGCTTTGGCTGGCGATTCCATTTTATAAAAGCGCCATCGCCAGCGTGCGCGGCGGTTTGGCGAATATGGATGTGCTGGTTTCCATCGGCACGCTGGCGATTTATCTCTATTCCATCGGCATGATGTTGGCAGGTCATCCCGTGCATCATGTTTACTTTGAAGCGGGCGTGATGGTGATTGCGTTTGTGTCGCTGGGCAAATTTTTGGAAGAGCGCACCAAACGCGGCAGCCTGAACAGCTTGGGGCTGATGATGCAGCTTACGCCGCGCCAAGTAACCGTGTTGCGCGGCACGCAATGGCAGCCTGAAAAGCTGGAAAACGTGCAAATCGGCGACACACTGCGCGCCGTGCAAGGCGAGCGCATCGCGGCGGATGGCGTGGTGCTATCGGGCGAAGCGTGGGCAGACGAAAGCCATTTAACAGGCGAGAGCCAGCCTGTTTACAAAACCGCAGGCAGCAAAGTGCTGGCGGGGTCTATCCTATCGGGCAGCGTGGACTACCGCGCCGAGCAGTTGGGCAGCAACACGCTGCTGGGCGACATGATGAACGCGCTGGCAGACGCGCAAGGCAGCAAAGCCCCCATCGCGCGGCTAGCAGATAAAGCCGCCGCCGTATTTGTGCCCACCGTTTTATCCATCGCCGCGCTTACCTTTATCGCCACATGGCTGTTTACAGGCAGCGCAACCAAAGCCCTTGTGCACGCCGTTGCCGTGCTGGTGGTGGCTTGCCCCTGCGCGCTGGGCTTGGCAACGCCCGCCGCCATCATGGCAGGCATGGGCGTTGCCGTGCGCCATGGCGTGTGGTTCAAAAACGCCGCCGCCATGGAGCAAGCGGGGCATATTGACACCGTGGTGCTGGACAAAACAGGCACGCTCACCCAAGGCAAGCCCGACATCGCCGCCATCTGGACTGCGCCGAATATCAGCGAAGATACGCTGTTTCAGGCTGCCGCCGCCGTGGAGCAACACGCCGTCCATCCGCTTGCCAAAGCCATTGTGTCGCACGCCGCCGAGCGCGGCATCGCCATCCCCACCGCCACACAGCCTGAAACCGAAGCAGGCGCAGGCTTGCAAGCACAAGTGGCGGGCATCGGCTTGGTGAAAGTGGGCAAGCCCGATTTTGCCAACCTAGACATGCAGGCGGTTTGGCAACAAGGGCAGCCTGAAAATGGGCAGCCTGAAAACGACATCTGGCAAATCGCCAGCCTTGTCGCCGTATCCATCAACGGCGAAGCCGCAGGCGCGTTTGCCCTTGCCGACCCGCTCAAACCCGACAGCGCCGAAGCCATCGCCCGCCTGCACGCGCACGGCATCGGCGTGTACATCCTCAGCGGCGATAATGCCGCCACCGTGTCGCACATCGCCAACGCGCTCGGCATAGACAGCCCACACGCCCACGGCAACCAATCGCCGCGCAGCAAAGCCGACTTCATCGCCCAACTCAAAGCACAAGGGCGCAGCGTGGCGATGGTGGGCGACGGCATCAATGACGCACCCGCCCTCGCGCTGGCAGACGTAGGCTTTGCCGTGCGCGGCAGCACCGATATTGCCGAACACAGTGCCGATGCCGTGCTGGTGCGCCAATCGGTGAACCAGTTGGCAGACGGCATCTTCATCGCCCGCGCCACGCTGAAAAACATCAAGCAAAACCTGTTTTTCGCCTTTATCTACAACATCCTCGGCATCCCGCTCGCTGCCTTTGGGCTGCTCACGCCCGTGATTGCAGGCGCGATGATGGCGATGAGTTCCGTGTCGGTGCTGGGCAACGCGCTGCGGTTGAAGAAGTTTCAAGCGCGGTAG
- a CDS encoding 5-methyltetrahydropteroyltriglutamate--homocysteine S-methyltransferase gives MSKLFPTATLRNRAPYRFDIVGSFLRPEALKQARRQCACGECSMEAMHAVEDAEIHKIVEKQKAIGLPAVSDGEFRRTWWHLDFLFELIGVELRDTDTYSTQFKAHMHRPVTLEIIGKIQWPNVHPFLEHYKRLHAEADGYPVKFTIPSPSMLHLITCVRTAEPKLPAIYADNQEQLFADITAAYIQAVKAFYDLGCRILQLDDTSWGEFCSEEKRALYASQGVDVDATARSYVQMLNDIRAAAPADMALTMHICRGNFRSTWFSSGGYEPIAEILFGGCNIDGFYLEYDSDRAGDFKPLRFIKDQQVVLGLVTSKTGELENKQDIINRIQEATQYVDINQLCLSPQCGFASTEEGNVLTEEEQWRKLEFIREIAEEVWGK, from the coding sequence ATGAGCAAACTGTTCCCCACCGCCACCCTACGCAACCGCGCCCCTTATCGCTTTGACATCGTTGGCAGCTTTTTGCGCCCCGAAGCCTTGAAGCAAGCCCGCCGCCAATGCGCGTGCGGCGAATGTAGCATGGAAGCCATGCACGCCGTGGAAGATGCCGAAATCCACAAAATCGTAGAAAAACAAAAAGCCATCGGCTTGCCCGCCGTGAGCGATGGCGAATTTCGCCGCACATGGTGGCATTTGGATTTTCTGTTTGAACTGATTGGCGTGGAGTTGCGCGACACCGACACATACAGCACGCAATTCAAAGCCCATATGCACCGCCCCGTTACCCTAGAAATCATCGGCAAAATCCAATGGCCCAACGTGCATCCCTTTTTGGAACACTACAAACGCCTGCACGCCGAAGCGGACGGCTACCCCGTTAAATTCACCATCCCCTCGCCCAGCATGCTGCACCTGATTACCTGCGTGCGCACTGCCGAGCCCAAGCTGCCCGCCATTTATGCCGATAACCAAGAGCAGCTATTTGCCGACATCACCGCCGCCTACATCCAAGCCGTTAAAGCGTTCTACGACTTGGGCTGCCGCATTTTGCAACTCGACGACACCTCGTGGGGCGAATTCTGCTCCGAAGAAAAACGCGCGCTGTACGCATCGCAAGGCGTGGACGTGGATGCCACCGCCCGCAGCTATGTGCAAATGCTCAACGACATCCGTGCCGCCGCCCCAGCCGACATGGCGCTCACCATGCACATTTGCCGCGGCAACTTCCGCTCCACATGGTTCTCATCAGGCGGCTACGAGCCGATTGCCGAAATTCTGTTCGGCGGCTGCAACATCGACGGCTTCTATTTGGAATACGACAGCGACCGCGCAGGCGACTTCAAACCGCTGCGTTTTATTAAAGACCAACAAGTCGTGCTCGGCTTGGTAACCAGCAAAACAGGCGAATTGGAAAACAAACAAGACATCATTAACCGCATCCAAGAAGCCACGCAATACGTTGATATTAACCAGCTTTGCCTCAGCCCCCAATGCGGCTTCGCTTCCACCGAAGAAGGCAACGTGCTCACCGAAGAAGAGCAATGGCGCAAGCTGGAATTTATCCGCGAAATCGCCGAAGAAGTGTGGGGCAAATAA
- the radC gene encoding RadC family protein, which yields MSIKDWAASERPREKLLERGASALSDAELLAILLRVGTQGMSAVDLSRSLLDAYGGLGGVMHASAAELGKHKGMGLAAYAQFATVLEIGRRVLGEELRQASLLNTPQAVGDYLRLRIGHERVEISFALFLDANNHLLAAEEIARGTLSESVAYPREIARFALQHHAAAVIFAHNHPSGSLKPSPADFAFTQRLHAALALLDIVLLDHIIVTAAATVSFTQQGWLQPFEAA from the coding sequence ATGAGCATCAAAGATTGGGCTGCTAGCGAGCGCCCGCGCGAGAAACTGTTGGAACGCGGCGCAAGCGCGTTAAGCGATGCCGAATTGCTGGCGATTTTGTTGCGTGTGGGCACGCAGGGCATGAGTGCGGTGGATTTGTCGCGCTCGCTGCTGGATGCCTACGGCGGCTTGGGCGGCGTGATGCACGCGTCTGCCGCCGAGCTGGGCAAACACAAGGGCATGGGCTTGGCTGCCTACGCCCAGTTTGCCACCGTGTTGGAAATTGGGCGGCGCGTCTTGGGCGAGGAATTGCGCCAAGCCTCGCTGTTGAACACGCCGCAAGCGGTGGGCGATTATTTGCGCCTGCGCATTGGGCATGAGCGCGTGGAAATCAGCTTCGCGCTGTTTTTGGATGCCAACAACCACCTGCTCGCCGCCGAAGAAATCGCGCGGGGCACGTTGTCCGAAAGCGTGGCTTATCCGCGCGAAATCGCCCGTTTTGCCCTGCAACACCACGCCGCCGCCGTGATTTTTGCTCACAACCACCCATCAGGCAGCCTGAAACCATCGCCCGCCGATTTTGCCTTTACCCAACGCCTCCATGCCGCGCTTGCCCTGTTGGATATTGTGTTGCTGGATCACATCATTGTTACCGCTGCTGCCACCGTATCGTTTACCCAGCAAGGCTGGTTACAGCCTTTTGAGGCAGCCTGA
- a CDS encoding lytic transglycosylase — translation MKTIKNIALAVSSLFILPTLAHGETYKPAQTGAAMMQLQNTPFSKNPIATFLSGGSVWDNLRKNFRMQEVNSGLVRSHESKFAQNSAYFNRTIQRSTPYMYYITDEVKKRNMPAEVALLPFIESAYVTKARSHVGASGLWQFMPATGRHYGLEQTPLYDGRHDVHAATNAALNYLQYLYGLFGDWSLALAAYNWGEGNVTRAVNRAIAQGLPPTYENLKMPAETRNYVPKLLAVRNLVNNPGAFGLKLPEIKSEPYFKTVNVKAPLDIRAAAFLANIPESEFLALNPAFKTPVFIPKGNSRQMLLPIQAAKTFESNYKNSDLNTLLSWDVYTPNSRISLQDIAAQTGSSISEIQRLNGIRSAYLEAGRTILVNKNRASGIKPASEFAKADFDPVPDTFKEQAPVLGKGVANMATSAPTTASFPAPTPVVLATPHPDAFKQPEKPAIVVTQNSIRQPEKANVTTTVVAQDNKQPEKTTIPTTPVVVFKPHAQPEKATSVAQNSKQPETPAIVVTQNSVKQPENAIVASTATQPETPASASDVAHAVASNEKQPETAHHADNTAEDELMQLARASQERIRAAEAAKANHASEAVKASLAQSEAQEARARATSEQRAAKERQRQQQLAAEKAKAPVAKAEAPTSTHKVSNGDTLYSIAKRYNMDVNELAALNKIKGNNIKTGQTLKVASNAHSSKPQLVKAVAKGKAETKAHDNRESDSRHKNAKPDNKKDSKNDNKQSARKPEAAKKDKAKSEKPAAKTQRKK, via the coding sequence ATGAAAACCATAAAAAACATTGCCCTAGCCGTCAGCAGCCTATTCATCCTCCCCACCCTAGCGCACGGCGAAACTTACAAACCAGCCCAAACGGGCGCGGCAATGATGCAACTGCAAAACACCCCGTTCAGCAAAAACCCCATCGCCACCTTCCTATCAGGCGGCAGCGTATGGGACAACCTGCGCAAAAACTTCCGCATGCAAGAAGTCAATTCAGGGCTGGTGCGCAGCCACGAAAGCAAATTCGCCCAAAACAGCGCCTATTTCAACCGCACCATCCAGCGCAGCACCCCCTATATGTATTACATCACCGACGAAGTCAAAAAACGCAATATGCCCGCCGAAGTCGCCCTATTGCCGTTTATTGAAAGCGCGTATGTAACCAAAGCGCGTTCGCACGTCGGCGCATCGGGCTTGTGGCAGTTCATGCCCGCCACAGGGCGGCACTACGGGCTGGAACAAACCCCGCTCTACGACGGGCGGCACGATGTGCACGCCGCCACCAATGCCGCGCTCAACTATCTGCAATATCTTTACGGCTTATTTGGCGACTGGTCGCTTGCGCTTGCCGCTTACAACTGGGGCGAAGGCAACGTAACCCGCGCCGTCAACCGCGCCATCGCCCAAGGCCTTCCCCCCACCTACGAAAACCTGAAAATGCCCGCCGAAACGCGCAACTATGTGCCCAAGCTGCTCGCGGTGCGCAATCTGGTGAACAACCCCGGCGCATTCGGCCTAAAACTGCCCGAAATCAAATCCGAACCCTATTTCAAAACCGTCAACGTGAAAGCCCCGCTGGACATCCGCGCCGCCGCGTTTCTCGCCAACATCCCCGAGAGCGAATTCCTTGCCCTGAACCCCGCCTTCAAAACCCCCGTGTTCATCCCCAAAGGCAACAGCCGCCAAATGCTGCTGCCGATTCAGGCTGCCAAAACCTTTGAAAGCAACTACAAAAATTCCGACCTGAACACGCTGCTATCGTGGGACGTTTACACCCCCAACAGCCGCATCTCCCTGCAAGACATCGCCGCCCAAACAGGCAGCAGCATCAGCGAAATCCAACGGCTCAACGGCATCCGCTCCGCCTATCTGGAAGCAGGGCGCACCATTTTGGTGAACAAAAACCGCGCCTCAGGCATCAAGCCCGCCTCAGAATTTGCCAAAGCCGATTTTGACCCTGTGCCCGATACGTTTAAAGAACAAGCGCCTGTGCTGGGCAAGGGCGTAGCCAATATGGCGACTTCTGCGCCAACCACTGCCAGCTTCCCCGCGCCCACGCCCGTAGTGCTTGCCACGCCGCATCCCGATGCCTTCAAGCAGCCTGAAAAACCTGCGATTGTGGTTACGCAAAACAGCATAAGGCAGCCTGAAAAAGCCAATGTAACCACAACCGTGGTCGCCCAAGACAACAAGCAGCCTGAAAAAACCACCATCCCCACCACGCCCGTTGTGGTCTTCAAACCGCACGCGCAGCCTGAAAAAGCAACCAGCGTTGCCCAAAACAGCAAGCAGCCTGAAACGCCCGCGATTGTGGTTACACAAAACAGCGTTAAGCAGCCTGAAAATGCCATCGTCGCCAGCACAGCCACGCAGCCTGAAACGCCAGCCAGCGCCAGCGATGTAGCCCATGCTGTTGCCAGCAACGAAAAGCAGCCTGAAACCGCCCATCATGCCGACAACACCGCCGAAGACGAACTCATGCAGCTTGCCCGCGCTTCGCAAGAGCGCATCCGTGCCGCCGAAGCCGCCAAGGCAAATCACGCCAGCGAAGCAGTTAAAGCCAGCCTAGCGCAATCCGAAGCGCAAGAAGCCCGCGCCCGCGCCACCAGCGAACAGCGTGCTGCCAAAGAGCGCCAACGCCAGCAGCAACTTGCCGCCGAAAAAGCCAAAGCGCCCGTTGCCAAAGCCGAAGCTCCCACCAGCACACACAAAGTCAGCAACGGCGACACCTTATACAGCATCGCCAAACGCTACAACATGGATGTAAACGAGCTCGCCGCGCTCAATAAAATCAAAGGCAACAACATCAAAACAGGGCAAACGCTGAAAGTCGCCAGCAACGCACATTCCAGCAAGCCTCAGCTGGTTAAAGCCGTCGCCAAAGGCAAAGCCGAAACCAAAGCACACGATAACCGCGAAAGCGACAGCCGCCACAAAAACGCCAAGCCCGACAACAAAAAGGACAGCAAAAACGACAATAAACAAAGCGCGCGCAAACCCGAAGCCGCCAAAAAAGACAAAGCCAAAAGCGAAAAACCCGCCGCCAAAACACAACGCAAAAAATAA